Proteins encoded together in one Ferroglobus placidus DSM 10642 window:
- a CDS encoding HVO_0476 family zinc finger protein — protein sequence MKKIIYCDTCKEETEHVLIREDKNLYQCEVCNSVVEYVPEKEIEIRAVISKGGESEVGKLKAKEGELLEKGEEVVIEVEDGFRVGEITSLELENGKRSEVARAEKVKTIWLRDVGEVFVKFSLHKGPVTTPYIINSPGETEFMVGEVLNIEKGRYKITRMKLLDGRLLKKPGQRAKAKEIKRIYAIYLG from the coding sequence ATGAAGAAAATAATCTACTGCGATACGTGTAAAGAGGAGACGGAGCACGTTCTCATTCGGGAGGATAAGAACTTGTACCAGTGCGAAGTTTGTAACAGCGTCGTTGAATACGTTCCAGAAAAAGAGATAGAGATAAGAGCGGTAATAAGCAAAGGAGGGGAATCGGAGGTAGGGAAGCTAAAAGCTAAAGAAGGAGAACTGCTGGAGAAGGGAGAGGAAGTCGTGATAGAAGTTGAGGACGGTTTTAGAGTGGGAGAAATTACCTCCCTCGAACTCGAAAACGGAAAGAGGAGCGAAGTTGCGAGAGCCGAAAAAGTTAAAACCATATGGCTTAGGGATGTTGGAGAGGTTTTCGTAAAGTTTTCGCTGCACAAAGGACCGGTCACGACTCCTTACATAATAAACTCTCCCGGAGAGACAGAATTCATGGTGGGAGAAGTTCTCAACATCGAAAAGGGGAGGTACAAGATAACGAGGATGAAACTTCTCGATGGGAGGTTGCTGAAAAAACCCGGGCAAAGAGCTAAAGCTAAGGAAATTAAGAGGATATATGCCATATACCTCGGATAA
- a CDS encoding bifunctional L-myo-inositol-1-phosphate cytidylyltransferase/CDP-L-myo-inositol myo-inositolphosphotransferase → MKAIVLAAGKATRMKGKPKPILKVGGVEMIKRTVNLLKSYVDEFIFVVHMKEVEDFVKKLDVRKKIIRNEYPEKGNGYSFLLALNHVDGEFILTMADHVYSKEFVEKAVKLKGLVVDRNPKYVDVKEATKVKVENGNLVDCGKNLTEFDGVDTGFFILSKKDVSLTDSTSEELSLCEVMKSSRIPVSYLDGLFWMDVDTEEELKVANKLIVKESVKKTGDGFVSRHFNRKVSTWVSSKLVNRIEPMTATILSFFVGVLSALIAFFDPLIGGVVYQISSILDGIDGEIARASMKQSEFGGYIDSIFDRVVDFLFILAIATVSREFFWGMLAAFTTTMVSYSTEKYKAEFKRSPFEEIKILNKIPGKRDERIFATMIFCLFGFLKELLIFLTLLSIFRVAATIYLVKRSESP, encoded by the coding sequence ATGAAGGCAATAGTACTGGCTGCCGGTAAAGCTACGAGAATGAAAGGAAAGCCAAAACCAATTTTGAAAGTTGGCGGAGTCGAAATGATAAAAAGGACTGTCAACCTGCTTAAAAGCTACGTTGACGAGTTCATTTTCGTCGTTCACATGAAAGAGGTAGAGGATTTCGTGAAAAAGCTTGATGTAAGAAAAAAGATTATCAGAAACGAATATCCAGAAAAAGGCAACGGATATTCTTTTCTTCTCGCTCTGAATCACGTTGATGGAGAATTCATTTTGACAATGGCTGATCACGTTTACTCCAAGGAGTTCGTTGAAAAGGCTGTAAAGTTGAAAGGACTTGTTGTCGACAGAAATCCGAAGTACGTTGATGTAAAAGAAGCCACGAAGGTAAAGGTGGAGAACGGGAATCTCGTAGATTGCGGGAAAAATCTAACGGAATTCGACGGAGTCGACACGGGATTTTTTATTTTGAGCAAGAAGGACGTATCTCTAACAGATTCTACCTCCGAAGAACTCTCTTTATGTGAAGTTATGAAATCTTCCCGAATACCCGTAAGCTATCTGGACGGTCTTTTTTGGATGGACGTTGATACGGAAGAGGAACTGAAGGTGGCTAACAAGCTTATAGTTAAGGAGAGTGTTAAGAAAACCGGCGACGGATTCGTTTCGAGGCATTTCAACAGGAAAGTTTCCACTTGGGTTAGCTCCAAGCTCGTGAACAGAATAGAGCCTATGACCGCGACGATTCTCTCCTTTTTCGTCGGCGTTCTTTCGGCATTGATAGCTTTTTTCGATCCCCTTATTGGAGGAGTAGTATACCAGATAAGCTCGATACTCGACGGAATCGATGGAGAAATAGCGAGGGCTTCCATGAAGCAGAGCGAGTTTGGAGGGTACATTGATTCGATTTTCGATAGAGTGGTCGACTTCCTCTTCATCTTAGCCATAGCTACGGTCTCTAGAGAATTTTTCTGGGGGATGCTTGCTGCATTCACCACAACGATGGTGAGCTACTCTACCGAAAAATACAAAGCGGAATTCAAAAGAAGCCCCTTCGAAGAAATAAAGATTCTCAACAAAATTCCCGGGAAGAGGGACGAAAGAATTTTTGCGACGATGATATTCTGCCTCTTCGGATTCCTCAAAGAGCTGCTGATCTTTCTCACGCTCCTCTCGATCTTCAGAGTTGCAGCCACGATATACCTCGTTAAGAGATCAGAAAGTCCTTAA
- a CDS encoding 16S rRNA methyltransferase, with amino-acid sequence MMRVVLVESSLELIPEKIQNHPAVISDSRRRKKKPKEMILDDSKHHAAMKNLPKREKRGRPDIVHSCLLSLIDSAVENLEIYIHTINNEVIRVNRETRIPRNYNRFIGLFEQLYKEKRIEANGKVLLEIVDESLENILRGEVIVMREGESLDNFKKALNSEEITVCIGAFPHGDFEKETYEVFGKVDAKFAGFGEVSRTSLYVVNRVLALYEISKGIIDFC; translated from the coding sequence ATGATGAGAGTTGTGCTTGTTGAATCCTCCCTCGAACTAATTCCGGAAAAAATCCAGAACCATCCGGCTGTAATTTCAGATTCGAGGAGGAGAAAAAAGAAGCCGAAGGAAATGATCTTAGACGACTCAAAGCATCACGCGGCAATGAAAAACTTGCCGAAGAGAGAAAAGAGAGGTCGTCCGGACATAGTACACAGCTGCCTCCTTTCTTTAATCGATTCCGCCGTAGAAAACCTCGAAATATACATTCATACGATAAACAACGAAGTAATCAGGGTTAACAGGGAGACGAGGATTCCGAGGAACTACAACAGATTCATAGGTCTTTTCGAGCAGCTTTACAAGGAGAAGAGAATTGAGGCGAATGGCAAAGTGCTGCTGGAGATCGTAGATGAAAGTCTTGAGAATATTCTGAGAGGAGAAGTCATCGTGATGAGGGAGGGGGAGAGCTTGGATAATTTTAAAAAAGCGTTGAATTCGGAAGAAATTACCGTTTGCATCGGCGCTTTTCCTCACGGTGACTTCGAAAAAGAAACTTACGAGGTTTTCGGAAAAGTTGATGCGAAGTTCGCAGGTTTTGGAGAAGTTTCAAGGACGAGCCTTTACGTTGTCAATAGAGTTCTCGCTCTTTACGAGATCTCGAAAGGAATAATCGATTTTTGCTGA
- a CDS encoding cupin domain-containing protein, which produces MIYKLIKSSEGSRREVDGIMYTTKIETDMMHVIMAELEPGAETDEYVHEGEEFRIVLEGEIECEVEGRIFRLKEGDAIWHLSDKKHRMRNVGRGKARYLTVRAFAKVK; this is translated from the coding sequence ATGATATACAAACTCATTAAAAGCTCGGAAGGGTCTCGCAGAGAGGTTGACGGGATAATGTATACGACGAAAATCGAGACGGATATGATGCATGTCATCATGGCTGAACTTGAGCCTGGAGCGGAAACTGACGAATACGTTCACGAAGGGGAGGAATTCAGGATAGTTCTCGAAGGAGAAATCGAGTGCGAAGTTGAGGGGAGGATCTTCAGGCTTAAGGAAGGGGATGCGATCTGGCACCTTTCCGATAAGAAACACAGGATGAGAAACGTAGGAAGAGGAAAAGCGAGGTATCTGACTGTAAGAGCCTTCGCTAAGGTTAAATAG
- a CDS encoding prenyltransferase/squalene oxidase repeat-containing protein: MKINLNKLKEFVLARKNPDGGFAFCKPLQSTLPETFYAIFILKTIGERIPEEGKIVKFLKRSIRDDAYSIYWTYKSLSLLEKELPDRSDFILEKLKEAIKAKRSGEIRAGGITATYSFAMPNVLREVFMLSEALRLLGMEVPKFVSSFVKNFEKNGGFGLKRPNLEETYYCLSVLGFGNKRNLEFILKHENSEGFVKFPQSYPPYVEDTFYALSCLKILGYKYKNRKIVDWIAILQNADGGFRRSTYGGISTLENSFYAVASLKLLEEL; encoded by the coding sequence GTGAAAATTAACCTAAATAAGCTTAAGGAATTCGTTTTAGCGAGGAAAAATCCAGACGGCGGATTCGCTTTTTGTAAACCGCTGCAATCCACTTTACCGGAGACATTTTATGCGATATTCATTTTAAAAACGATAGGAGAAAGGATTCCAGAGGAAGGCAAAATCGTGAAGTTCCTCAAAAGGAGTATCAGAGATGACGCCTATTCGATTTACTGGACGTACAAATCGCTAAGTCTTCTCGAAAAAGAACTGCCGGACAGAAGCGACTTTATTCTTGAAAAACTGAAAGAAGCGATAAAAGCTAAAAGATCCGGGGAAATTAGGGCTGGAGGAATTACTGCCACATATTCTTTCGCAATGCCCAACGTTCTCAGGGAAGTGTTCATGCTTTCGGAGGCGCTTAGGCTATTGGGGATGGAAGTTCCAAAATTCGTCAGTAGCTTTGTCAAAAACTTCGAAAAAAACGGTGGTTTTGGATTAAAAAGACCGAATTTAGAAGAGACGTACTACTGCCTATCTGTTCTTGGCTTCGGAAACAAAAGAAATTTGGAGTTCATTCTGAAACACGAAAATTCCGAGGGATTCGTCAAGTTTCCGCAAAGTTATCCGCCGTATGTTGAGGATACTTTTTACGCCCTATCTTGCCTCAAAATCTTGGGATACAAGTACAAAAATCGTAAAATTGTAGATTGGATAGCAATATTGCAAAACGCCGACGGTGGTTTCAGGAGAAGCACTTACGGGGGAATATCTACCCTCGAGAACTCCTTCTACGCCGTAGCCAGCTTAAAACTCTTGGAAGAGTTATGA
- a CDS encoding HEAT repeat domain-containing protein produces MTSYFCPRCWSEFKEDFEFCPVCGYDLKNFDKLSYEEKLIVALKHPVSDYKINAIRLLAKLRSEKAVFEFERMIEEEDTIIVLEIIEALSKIPTEKSLELLKRLAKSNSKVISKRAKEILKAFDAERSKV; encoded by the coding sequence ATGACCTCCTACTTTTGCCCTCGCTGCTGGAGTGAATTCAAAGAGGATTTCGAGTTTTGTCCGGTTTGCGGTTACGACCTAAAAAACTTCGACAAATTGTCGTACGAAGAGAAGCTGATAGTGGCTTTGAAACATCCAGTAAGTGATTATAAAATAAATGCGATAAGATTGCTCGCTAAATTAAGATCGGAAAAAGCTGTATTCGAATTCGAAAGAATGATCGAAGAAGAGGATACGATAATCGTTCTCGAAATTATTGAAGCTCTTTCAAAAATACCGACGGAAAAAAGCTTGGAACTTCTGAAAAGGTTGGCGAAAAGTAATTCCAAAGTTATTTCAAAGAGAGCTAAAGAAATTTTGAAGGCTTTTGATGCTGAGCGAAGTAAAGTTTAA
- a CDS encoding nucleotidyltransferase domain-containing protein, whose translation MPYTSDKPIRLRDFVRVGNLYFSVVGYKNAESVKSLLRYAPDESGDREKNGVKYKKLSYEEAIDVGKRWFSESEGIFRVPREEIDEVFKPEERLEEVMDSEVKKVVEFFESIPKEEMGVTGSRLIGLKKEGESDVDFVVYGKYWFIAREKIRRGIESGKLDEPDEETWERIYRKRNPPLTYEAFLAHERRKFHRAFIGSTYFDLLYVRGYDELEKGFPEKIGRKVSFKKIRAKVIEDEFAFDYPSVYFVEHEEIEAVVSFTHTFAGQAFKGEILEAAGWVEEIDGKNYLIAGSKREVKDEYVVSLTLMEKERIKDFLIS comes from the coding sequence ATGCCATATACCTCGGATAAGCCCATAAGGCTCAGGGATTTCGTCAGAGTTGGCAATCTCTACTTCTCCGTTGTTGGATACAAAAATGCGGAGAGCGTAAAATCTCTTTTGAGGTACGCTCCCGATGAAAGTGGAGATAGGGAAAAGAACGGAGTGAAGTACAAAAAGTTGAGCTACGAAGAGGCGATAGACGTCGGAAAGAGGTGGTTCAGTGAAAGCGAGGGAATTTTTAGGGTTCCGAGAGAAGAGATAGACGAAGTTTTCAAGCCGGAGGAGAGGCTTGAGGAAGTTATGGACAGCGAGGTGAAAAAGGTCGTCGAATTTTTCGAGAGCATTCCGAAGGAAGAGATGGGAGTCACCGGAAGCAGGCTTATAGGATTGAAAAAGGAAGGCGAGAGCGATGTCGATTTTGTCGTCTACGGAAAATATTGGTTTATCGCAAGAGAAAAAATCAGAAGAGGTATCGAATCGGGAAAGCTCGACGAACCTGACGAGGAAACGTGGGAAAGAATTTACAGGAAGAGAAACCCTCCTCTAACCTACGAAGCGTTTTTAGCTCACGAGAGAAGAAAGTTTCATAGAGCCTTTATAGGATCTACTTACTTCGATTTACTTTACGTTAGAGGATACGACGAACTTGAAAAGGGTTTTCCGGAGAAAATCGGGAGAAAAGTTTCGTTTAAAAAGATAAGAGCTAAGGTGATTGAAGACGAATTCGCTTTCGATTATCCGTCGGTTTACTTCGTCGAGCACGAGGAAATCGAAGCTGTGGTTAGCTTTACCCACACCTTCGCCGGGCAAGCGTTTAAAGGAGAGATTTTAGAGGCTGCCGGGTGGGTTGAGGAGATAGACGGAAAAAATTACTTAATAGCTGGCTCTAAGAGAGAGGTTAAAGACGAATACGTCGTTTCGCTTACGTTAATGGAAAAAGAAAGAATTAAGGACTTTCTGATCTCTTAA